One segment of Nomia melanderi isolate GNS246 chromosome 10, iyNomMela1, whole genome shotgun sequence DNA contains the following:
- the LOC116428754 gene encoding KICSTOR complex protein SZT2 isoform X3 has product MASAKDEEKTVLEATTVFLLMKKGFPISRNVRAQWMLEHLDTVISIQCQTSKQREAEELEIVSVLPKNKPESWSAKTSHQFLYKVTSTTSITFLAHKYRMVLNLDLSPSLATVDIQHGEIVIDEVCVATKHFLEGIIKPFIIPGSNRKMQPEIYVTVIAHTPFFISPAQPVLVQGWLVTTSNVNQLTNLIEKQLNILEEKVASVTAIASQQLENQRAESERLVGGLFEESSTCLNKNSGSSAANTSIISPESTFVNMLRYGMLALTLLPEHSCAHMIIVSDGIIGTSDVHVLDSVIQQLRATTVACSFLHVGSTYHPHSADGLVPYQDLLFFIARATLGTYMSFIPRVAHLDETEVNTYHKNFLWWQLYREVLCDDLPYYPNWQSKNTLFYEQKSTQLLQKKQIEDKVTCTLSSLLCCRLREGYLIKRANVRDDMLEICFVLLWKSSVSLEYVVMCPWFTKSLSVSNTIQYTITIEAPYDFLHDITCSSKKPLKSQYRQSVVNHFWAALTSLTESDAMLAHFSWFPEFGWTWYSVPDTIRSGMPVFYSSAYPSPSKVQLSDAACPQFGQIWQPVVSLNPLQWARWMHTQRVTLILSHDRPLPKHLHQANQSGRFQSVQCRQAAAVLYAMLKSWATFVLVENHTYVQFIYKEMEKPPVSFSLIRINCKGLCVILNIAFAAGTEGAVRHNVVIDLLDRLSKLTLPNRPTGQRETPSCTIIHKSLERILIRYERMPTDLNSIVFPDGTQTNLTKSVISPGGMLTTSLSRYLHYNRWLWHIKRPLVQTIPGITLPRLNITAIARILSTISRMRLAEGFNFTYSAAGILNMVLEVQMQGVDKSDGSYPCIIQYILFPPHVISSSVLERDSVSEEDTDEGTVDGEVSIDESENFGDFQIISEIWIEPQCGLVQLPIQSAASYMHLLPYHELPEAIARVDEGCINALLTLEYLSLLSQVVPNEKSSDIIYGQVHQDIKLSKKNVRNIKNNDCSAEELYQSVPIIDEKIHPMHFFFDTLNILPKCQQAELLFSMFTNGSNTKHEGQNGANRILMDNFLEHIKQLHNKELLLTSAESQKFALMLLNRPRDGGPNLRFFSLKETLSEKHGYYREQYSYPRWKCFIKGISTTHVVITVLPASEKDVRLFNSPTYAEDSPMSNNSEKNHKSSGKDEDFQSFEENLVIPVYIYDCSLASLIDTLTDKLKISHNKDIYQDHTFRIGQQEEKDFVELKSGCNSKPSSPESKSEDSDNTTSDQRSLTKHCKRVSLAHCHCYVVAVYKSLVLQQPLSYEDMEAAVEQCEETLIEIDVTNYLRCVCRHLNKLSENDTLDQLQYSACDDVKPLHDLIREKFKRIMTVAFRPVPAHPEFYYCSPNWIGNKMDVSEFQRSDSDDEFENFFFHSTSVDSMSDNHHKKVQSEKLVWPTRITPRMSKVSSHDSVEYLSSTIQEENICEKEQPLFLQLSCSIRFQFRSGLNSVPVETLPTCFVEISQKMEDYTDKSVTDVKPSDLKITLDIICLNLPREVLEISLEHYPGLRTTSFCSGSPIGSLRTESGSSSENNTRSEFFQEKMAHLPLNQHSAINNLKDEIEWLLQDETTTALLDRSSVNVEILNFVADHVSESADRFSCKLEKVPLHFVFPSEESKPKFLNELKKLEIDKYRIQQEEKFFYFVKNVERVSPIIIQKDSNNEKEESKVKYETSEKKDLQTSDVNSSVAENTSGNHDFEDSNITERKSDLTDEHKGQYNSERGFKWLKDLDNRDSFLPNFWLILKVESDYVNVYFHCRFLEITSAEVSSYWHTQKTLIDQIKSTCRQVNQYLLLQNLHKTSKCSELLETETSEDYNWKSETANEFSNTVQNRDLAQSFTPGMFRCRVVWEFTFRLHPRLKTGPGRSGLSRGIKALHGVLNRFAVTNRSNMFVYQENNKNVFYLRLHEQISDGKMLQNKLSESDEKLVVSRSNSVVSLSQTKLHDNSTTNDTRPRVRSFSEKESNLLNKTEDSIVLMVHGISDAGPEVKRDLVQVLQNRLDDAVLEVLTVMLARNPMCKLTPADVHFIQPPKPPEYIKQLCVEKHCIPYIGALEFYLRQNILQFLHIPKYTDNRAEYHFQDYSQLEGSTKWVAESDIFLYNQSPSSGSKGIACIALAITGDGGGMKSLHSKLSEDSFPENIKQDDFENIIATAVFDKRSTPLSSTVLPLIEFKIWKQGKDNVEVLLQKLCLTVKHAIWDLVTEYKFLPVPLTEPILTVSDSSEVYAENKNTETSAKVEGLQRMGSELLINRFDTGEEGKLRSTYCVTLSQWFRFALDIGVPSVKKHEVNIYHRHAVPTIVRELEILIQCQAPDTSSRAFVLQDKQPFIEKFLLNEEAANKTHDNLSSQKEDNLNFPLYIPCDFNKDEQGTYTECILIARNFAQWKASVNGKIQSELFVSKDQKVLQKFNPLILESSFVSRQRILLAEIRNDKITLYMYNWSKEKSEKLMKQTNSLGTWLSSRSNFLRNVLMHKLGIFHHRPNLMRETNSHYFQITDMENLTKFSSGTYSDEKEWVRSNNRAQNIKHSQFSWNDVLGQTMRDVKSNTSCHNNVDPVTKAVCDLQDLRLRERKMKEDLNKLYTMWQNRSAAPNIPISISALNTSKQHSRLIHFCHTPLLFLPSWRLQSAATRDHSLATQSSLNVNVNMHQQQSQQVQTIQSNQSDVIKWHQELCTLMLSEYKQYLQIMGFDQIQMESPDKSCEEQTQQQSHYLKKSTLGGVLLFEIYLSQPFFIVKLHIIECNRLQTKTSSALVNQFLLSFVDACDKIKTNMHLHSFTYDFHLRCIHSYIAGNGSWSLQQGYHLIHFLDDFNKYYSKAPNYARNLIYSDVVAIRNLTIPGRTLYSYLLLHEKSYNMRVFEMKCDHQDSQESEYVLVNLKNTPSISYCDAQDTRYTDDFDVALIVSYLEQSMQMEKTGITLKYYLMLTSKRELYPKGEVENNKLGKFRTVYSIEKPVTNIPAEAKSETDIFQKEILKEFPSDIYERDQDVSDRKNDSKISNISFSTNNNSTSAPTPPPVPNSPLTQNANPPSVSLNSSSSHLIQIRQESINYLGYYSSHEQLMQQTIMSQANEARIHILNMIDRGGLQCKTHLLWNKLLESKSAMIYKEFAELCSLAHVEPLSNLDSRLQPLINQPVSWYQTLSKVLQNKYQDHYKQFNTLDGNVSHLLILHPSFFQAFMMLTIDLHASKGALYAVYCKSKEAINTPCCIEDIYNLIEGFVNACCFHLWMSLYN; this is encoded by the exons GATATACAACATGGTGAAATTGTTATAGACGAGGTGTGTGTAGCAACAAAACATTTCTTGGAGGGTATTATCAAACCT TTTATCATTCCAGGAAGTAACAGAAAGATGCAACCAGAAATTTATGTGACTGTAATAGCTCACACACCTTTTTTCATAAGTCCTGCACAACCAGTTTTGGTACAAGGTTGGTTAGTGACTACAAGCAATGTTAATCAATTGACAAATCTCATAGAAAAACAGCTTAATATACTAGAAGAAAAGGTTGCATCTGTTACTGCTATTGCTAGTCAACAGTTAGAAAATCAACGGGCGGAAAGTGAACGTTTAGTGGGAGGACTCTTTGAAGAAAGCAGCacctgtttaaataaaaatagtggTAGTTCTGCTGCAAATACTTCTATAATTTCTCCCGAATCAACATTTGTAAATATGTTGCGGTATGGTATGCTAGCGCTGACGCTTCTACCGGAACACAGTTGCGCAC atATGATAATTGTGTCCGATGGTATTATAGGAACTAGTGATGTTCATGTGTTAGATTCTGTTATTCAGCAATTACGTGCAACAACAGTTGCATGTAGTTTCCTACATGTTGGAAGTACGTACCATCCACACTCTGCTGATGGTTTAGTTCCATATCAAGatctattatttttcattgccaGAGCTACTTTAGGCACTTACATGTCCTTCATACCACGTGTT GCACATTTAGATGAAACAGAAGTAAATACTTAccataaaaattttttatggTGGCAGTTATACCGTGAAGTACTTTGTGATGATTTGCCATATTACCCGAATTGGCAATCTAAAAACACATTATTTTACGAACAAAAGTCTACTCAACTTCTACAGAAAAAGCAAATAGAAGATAAAGTCACATGTACGTTAAGCAGTTTACTATGTTGTCGGCTTCGAGAAGGATATTTAATAAAACGAGCTAATGTAAGAGACGATATGCTTGAAATCTGTTTTGTGTTGCTGTGGAAGTCTAGTGTTTCATTGGAGTATGTAGTGATGTGCCCTTGGTTCACAAAATCATTATCTGTAtctaatacaatacaatatacaattacTATTGAAG CTCCATATGATTTTCTTCACGATATTACATGTTCATCGAAAAAGCCATTAAAATCACAATATCGGCAGAGTGTCGTAAATCATTTTTGGGCCGCACTAACGTCATTAACAGAAAGCGATGCTATGCTTGCTCATTTCAGTTGGTTTCCTGAATTTGGCTGGACTTGGTACAGTGTACCAGATACAATTAGAAGCGGCATGCCAGTATTTTATTCGTCAGCTTACCCTTCACCTAGCAAGGTGCAACTTAG TGATGCAGCATGTCCACAGTTCGGACAAATATGGCAGCCTGTGGTATCTTTGAATCCATTACAATGGGCACGTTGGATGCATACGCAAAGAGTGACATTAATCTTGTCTCACGACAGGCCACTGCCGAAACACTTACATCAAGCAAATCAAAGTGGCCGGTTTCAGAGCGTCCAATGTCGTCAGGCAGCCGCAGTACTTTATGCCATGTTAAAAAGCTGGGCAACGTTTGTGCTCGTTGAAAACCATACATATGTGCAATTTATTTACAAGGAAATGGAGAAACCTCcggtttcattttcattgattcGTATTAATTGTAAAGGTCTTTGCGTGATCCTAAACATTGCGTTTGCTGCGGGTACAGAAGGTGCTGTTCGACATAATGTCGTTATCGATCTCCTAGATCGGCTCTCGAAATTAACTTTACCAAATAGACCAACAGGACAAAGAGAAACACCTTCTTGTACAATTATACACAAATCTttagaaagaattttaattagataCGAGCGAATGCCAACTGACTTGAATTCAATTGTATTTCCCGATGGAACTCAAACGAATTTAACAAAGTCTGTGATAAGTCCTGGAGGAATGCTGACGACTAGTTTATCTCGATACTTACATTACAATCGATGGCTTTGGCATATAAAGCGTCCACTTGTGCAAACCATACCAGGAATTACACTACCAAGATTGAACATAACTGCCATTGCAAGAATTCTTTCCACAATTTCAAG AATGCGTTTGGCCGAAGGATTCAACTTTACTTATTCAGCAGCAGGTATTTTAAATATGGTGCTTGAAGTACAAATGCAAGGTGTTGATAAGAGTGATGGATCTTACCCatgtattattcaatatattttatttccaccgCATGTTATATCAAGTTCGGTATTGGAACGTGATAGTGTTTCTGAAGAAGATACTGACGaag GTACGGTGGATGGCGAAGTAAGCATCGATGAATCTGAAAACTTTGgtgattttcaaattatttctgaaatttgGATTGAACCACAATGTGGATTGGTACAATTACCTATACAGTCTGCAGCAAGTTACATGCACCTCTTACCGTACCACGAACTTCCAGAAGCG ATTGCTCGAGTAGACGAAGGGTGCATCAACGCATTATTAACTTTAGAGTATTTAAGTTTGTTGAGTCAAGTAGTACCGAACGAAAAAAGTAGTGACATTATATATGGACAAGTACATCAAGATATAAAGTTATCAAAAAAAAATGTCAGGAATATCAAGAATAATGACTGCAGTGCTGAAGAATTGTATCAAAGTGTACCAATCATTGATGAAAAGATACATCCGATGCATTTCTTTTtcgatacattaaatattttaccaaaATGCCAACAGGCTGAGCTTTTATTCTCTATGTTCACTAATG GTTCGAATACCAAACATGAAGGTCAAAACGGTGCGAATAGGATCCTGATGGATAATTTTTTGGAGCATATAAAACAGTTGCATAATAAAGAACTTCTATTAACGTCCGCAGAATCTCAAAAATTTGCATTAATGCTCTTGAATAGACCTCGGGACGGTGGACCAAATTTAAGATTTTTTTCTTTGAAAg AAACGCTTTCAGAAAAACATGGCTACTACAGGGAGCAGTACTCCTATCCACGTtggaaatgtttcattaaaGGAATTAGTACAACACATGTGGTCATTACAGTTTTACCCGCATCGGAAAAAGATGTACGTTTATTCAATTCACCTACGTACGCAGAGGATTCCCCCATGAGCAACAATTCTGAGAAGAATCATAAATCCTCTg GCAAGGACGAAGACTTTCAAAGTTTCGAAGAAAATCTTGTTATTCCTGTTTACATTTACGACTGTTCATTGGCCTCGTTAATCGACACGTTAAccgacaaattaaaaatatcacaTAACAAGGATATCTATCAAGACCACACATTTCGGATTGGTCAGCAAGAGGAAAAAGATTTCGTTGAATTAAAATCTGGTTGTAATTCGAAACCTTCATCTCCAGAATCAAAAAGTGAAGACTCTGATAATACTACAAGTG ATCAACGAAGTCTAACGAAGCATTGCAAACGGGTGAGTTTGGCACACTGTCATTGTTACGTTGTTGCTGTCTATAAATCGTTAGTACTGCAACAACCCCTTAGTTATGAAGATATGGAGGCTGCTGTAGAACAATGCGAGGAGACATTAATTGAGATTGacgtaacaaattatttacGATGCGTATGCAgacatttgaataaattatcagAAAATGATACGCTAGATCAGTTACAATATTCTGCATGCGACGATGTTAAACCGTTACATGACTTaatcagggaaaaatttaaGAGGATAATGACGGTTGCATTCAGACCAGTCCCCGCACACCCCGAATTCTATTACTGCTCACCAAATTGGATAGGGAATAAAATG GACGTTTCTGAGTTTCAAAGATCGGATAGTGatgatgaatttgaaaatttcttcttCCATTCGACAAGTGTTGATTCCATGTCAGACAATCATCATAAGAAAG TTCAGTCAGAAAAGCTAGTATGGCCTACCAGGATTACTCCTAGAATGTCAAAAGTGTCGAGTCATGACTCTGTGGAATATCTGTCGAGTACTAttcaagaagaaaatatttgcgAGAAAGAACAACCTCTCTTCTTGCAATTAAGTTGTTCTATTCGATTTCAATTTAGATCTGGTCTGAATAGTGTTCCAGTTGAAACTCTACCAACATGTTTCGTAGAAATCTCACAAAAAATGGAGGATTACACGGACAAGAGTGTAACAGATGTAAAGCCATCTGATTTGAAAATTACTTTGGACATCATCTGCTTAAATCTTCCAAGGGAGGTATTGGAAATAAGTTTGGAACACTATCCTGGTTTGAGGACAACATCATTTTGTAGCGGTTCTCCTATTGGCAGTTTGCGAACAGAAAGCGGAAGTAGTTCAGAAAATAACACTAGAAGTGAATTCTTTCAGGAGAAAATGGCTCACCTTCCTTTGAATcaacatagcgcaataaataacttaaaagaTGAAATTGAATGGCTTTTGCAAGATGAAACTACAACCGCACTATTGGATCGGTCCTCTGTCAACGTGgagattttaaattttgtagCGGATCACGTTTCAGAATCAGCGGATAGGTTTAGTTGCAAATTGGAAAAAGTTCCTTTGCATTTTGTATTTCCCTCGGAAGAAAGCAAACCAAAGTTTCTAaacgaattaaagaaattagaaattgacaAATATCGTATTCAACAAGAAGAGAAGTTCTTCTATTTCGTAAAAAATGTGGAACGAGTGTCGCCTATAATAATCCAAAAGGATTCGAATaacgaaaaagaagaatcaAAAGTTAAATATG AGACATCGGAGAAAAAAGATTTACAAACTAGTGACGTAAATAGTAGTGTTGCTGAAAATACCAGTGGAAATCACGATTTTGAAGATTCTAATATAACAGAAAGAAAATCTGATTTGACCGATGAACACAAAGGACAATATAATTCAGAGCGCGGTTTTAAGTGGCTAAAAGATCTGGATAATCGTGATAGCTTTTTACCAAATTTTTGGTTAATCTTGAAAGTAGAAAGTGATTATGTCAACGTTTACTTCCATTGCAG gtTCTTAGAAATCACATCGGCAGAAGTAAGCAGTTATTGGCATACGCAGAAAACGTTAATTGATCAAATAAAAAGTACCTGTCGTCAAGTAAATCAATATTTACTTTTGCAAAATCTTCATAAGACAAGTAAATGTTCGGAATTACTAGAAACTGAAACAAGTGAAGACTACAATTGGAAATCAGAAACTGCAaatgaatttagtaacactGTACAGAACAGAGATTTAGCCCAAAGTTTCACCCCTGGCATGTTTCGATGTCGAGTAGTCTGGGAATTCACCTTCCGGTTACATCCCCGATTGAAAACTGGACCTGGAAGGTCCGGATTGTCACGGGGTATAAAAGCGTTGCACGGAGTTTTAAACAGATTCGCCGTGACTAATCGCAGTAACATGTTCGTGtatcaagaaaataataaaaatgttttttatctAAGACTTCACGAGCAAATAAGCGATggaaaaatgttacaaaataaattatcggAAAGTGATGAAAAGCTGGTTGTCTCTCGAAGCAACAGCGTAGTTTCACTGTCACAGACAAAATTACACGATAACAGCACAACGAATGATACACGGCCCAGAGTTCGATCTTTCAGTGAAAAAGAATCGAACCTCTTAAATAAAACTGAAGATTCAATCGTCTTAATGGTACACGGAATTTCAGATGCTGGACCGGAAGTAAAACGCGACTTGGTACAAGTTTTACAAAATCGTTTAGATGATGCGGTGTTAGAAGTTTTAACCGTTATGTTGGCAAGGAATCCAATGTGTAAACTAACTCCCGCCGATGTGCATTTCATTCAACCGCCAAAACCACCGGAATACATTAAACAGTTGTGTGTAGAAAAGCATTGTATACCATATATTGGTgcattagaattttatttacgacAAAATATACTTCAATTTTTACATATACCAAAGTATACGGATAATAGGGCAGAATATCATTTTCAAGATTACTCACAACTGGAAGGATCTACGAAATGGGTTGCAGAATCAGATATTTTTTTGTACAATCAAAGTCCTTCTAGTGGTAGCAAAGGAATCGCTTGTATAGCTCTAGCAATTACTGGTGATGGAGGTGGAATGAAATCATTGCATAGTAAATTATCGGAAGATAGTTTTCCAGAGAATATAAAACaggatgattttgaaaatatcatCGCGACAGCAGTTTTTGATAAAAGATCAACACCTTTGTCCTCGACAGTACTacctttaattgaatttaaaatttggaAACAAGGCAAAGATAATGTGGAAGTTTTGTTGCAAAAACTGTGTTTGACAGTTAAACATGCTATTTGGGATTTAGTGacggaatataaatttttaccaGTTCCTTTGACAGAGCCGATTCTGACAGTGAGTGATAGTTCAGAAGTATATGCAGAAAACAAAAACACAGAGACATCGGCTAAAGTAGAAGGGTTGCAAAGAATGGGatcagaattattaattaatcgatttgaTACAGGAGAAGAAGGAAAATTACGTTCCACTTATTGCGTCACATTATCTCAATGGTTTCGCTTTGCTTTAGACATCGGAGTTCCGTCAGTAAAAAAGCACGAAGTAAACATTTATCACAGACATGCTGTACCTACTATTGTCAGAGAATTAGAAATTCTTATCCAATGTCAAGCGCCGGATACTTCTAGCAGAGCTTTTGTTTTGCAAGATAAGCAACCTTTTATCGAGAAATTTCTTCTTAATGAAGAGGCAGCGAACAAGACACATGATAATCTTTCCTCACAAAAAGaagataatttgaattttccactTTATATACCTTGTGACTTTAATAAAGACGAACAAGGAACCTATAcagaatgtattttaattgcCAGAAACTTTGCTCAGTGGAAAGCTTCCGTGAACGGGAAAATACAATCGGAATTGTTCGTCTCAAAAG ATCAAAAAGTACTGCAGAAGTTTAATCCACTGATATTGGAATCAAGTTTTGTGTCAAGACAACGAATATTACTTGCTGAAATTCGAAATGATAAA ATAACACTTTATATGTATAACTGGTCTAAAGAGAAATCTGAGAAATTGATGAAACAGACTAATAGTTTGGGAACATGGCTTTCTTCAAGATCGAATTTTCTCAGAAACGTATTAATGCATAAATTAGGAATATTTCATCACCGACCAAATTTGATGAGAGAAACAAATTCCCACTACTTTCAAATTACAGACAtggaaaatttaacaaaattttcttccGGAACATACAGTGATGAGAAAGAGTGGGTAAGATCAAATAACAGAGCACAGAACATAAAACACAGTCAGTTTTCATGGAACGATGTACTCGGCCAAACAATGCGTGATGTCAAATCAAACACTAGTTGCCATAATAATGTCGATCCAGTTACGAAAGCGGTTTGCGATTTGCAAGATTTACGACTGcgcgaaagaaaaatgaaag AGGATTTAAATAAGTTATACACGATGTGGCAAAATCGTAGTGCTGCGCCAAATATTCCGATTTCTATTAGTGCTTTGAATACTTCCAAACAACATTCACGACTAATACACTTTTGTCATACACCACTGTTATTTTTACCTTCGTGGCGTTTACAATCAGCAGCAACAAGAGATCATTCACTAGCCACACAATCGTCACTGAATGTAAACGTCAATATGCACCAACAGCAATCGCAACAAGTGCAGACAATTCAAAGTAATCAATCAGATGTCATAAAGTGGCATCAAGAATTGTGTACATTGATGTTGTCAGAATACAAACAGTACCTTCAAATAATGGGATTTGATCAAATTCAGATGGAATCTCCTGATAAAAG TTGTGAAGAACAGACGCAGCAACAATCACATTACCTCAAAAAGTCAACGTTAGGAGGAGTATTgctgtttgaaatttatttatcgcAACCGTTTTTTATTGTTAAGTTACATATTATTGAATGTAATCGACTTCAAACCAAAACTAGTAGCGCATTAGTTAATCAG tttCTATTAAGCTTTGTTGATGCCTGCGACAAAATCAAGACTAATATGCATCTACACTCGTTTACATACGACTTCCACTTACGTTGTATTCACTCGTACATCGCTGGGAACGGATCATGGTCATTGCAACAAGGATATCATCTTATTCATTTTCTCGAcgattttaacaaatattatagcAAAGCGCCGAACTATGCTAGGAATCTTATATACAGTg ATGTAGTGGCAATCCGGAATTTAACAATACCAGGTCGTACTTTGTATTCTTATTTATTGCTTCATGAGAAAAGTTACAACATGCgtgtatttgaaatgaaatgcgATCATCAAGATTCTCAAGAAAGCGAATATGTTTTAGTTAATTTGAAGAATACGCCTTCAATCAGTTATTGTGATGCACAAGATACGAGATATACCGATGACTTCGACGTTGCATTAATCGTATCATATTTAGAACAATCTATGCAAATGGAAAAAACAGGAATTACtttgaagtattatttaatgttaacgaGTAAGAGAGAATTATATCCAAAGGGggaagtagaaaataataaactcGGAAAATTTCGGACTGTGTATAGCATCGAAAAACCTGTCACAAATATTCCTGCAGAAGCAAAGTCTGAAACAGATATTTTCCAAAAAGAGATTTTAAAGGAATTTCCATCAGACATTTATGAACGTGATCAAGATGTCAGTGACAGGAAAAATGACTCTAAAATATCTAACATTAGTTTcagtactaataataatagcacTAGCGCACCTACACCACCACCTGTACCAAATTCTCCATTGACTCAAAATGCAAATCCTCCAAGTGTCTCATTAAACTCATCGTCGTCACATTTGATTCAAATACGGCAAGAATCAATTAATTACTTAGGGTATTATTCTTCGCACGAACAATTAATGCAACAGACAATAATGTCCCAGGCAAATGAAGCTCGTattcatatattaaatatgataGATAGAGGAGGTTTGCAATGCAAAACACATCTACTTTGGAATAAATTATTGGAAAGTAAATCCGCAATGATTTATAAGGAATTTGCTGAACTATGTTCTTTGGCTCACGTGGAGCCATTATCAAATTTAGATTCAAGACTCCAGCCACTTATAAATCAACCAGTTTCATGGTATCAAACATTATCTAAAGTTTTACAAAACAAGTATCAAGATCATTACAAACAATTTAATACTTTAGATGGAAATGTTTCGCATCTTCTCATATTACATCCAAGCTTCTTTCAAGCCTTCATGATGCTGACTATAGATCTACATGCTTCAAAAGgg gcATTGTATGCAGTTTACTGTAAATCGAAAGAAGCAATTAATACTCCATGTTGCATCGAagacatttataatttaattgaaggtTTTGTAAACGCATGCTGTTTTCATTTATGGATGAGCTTGTACAATTAG